A window of the Maniola hyperantus chromosome 16, iAphHyp1.2, whole genome shotgun sequence genome harbors these coding sequences:
- the LOC117989370 gene encoding uncharacterized protein: MILILYTVCLITGAMCYEVHQNDEYGTTLNVTTLYPVLDFVQANKHNNSDNSKAKSNKEDKIVSTSGEEPNDQLGQNDLAKESSKEFDKSLRNDKNDANNTNNKLDNLDNETDLNKNQHEQEKLKIPKLDTNNWKIDTFFTPSNISKPENNKNDSENKIIQAAGKEFKPSPQLGHFYSEDAFVVPTQPTTGSFSPVNKNPPTFFSSPGDFYKLNYKPLSYSAPIDTPYKFEKSVSSKDEEWKYSTGVEAKPTAKGPVKIPAGGLYKLPDPFKEKPSSSGDPFKEKPSSDGDPFKEKPSSSGDPFKEKPSSDGDDDNFGLDFKDDEKGGKENSVKKRGNPWKSLLHLVTALIPVGIILSALTPNLITLDTVDNNHHYPNRFSRRSGDAAALPAISETCKRKLLCELHADSNYNIQSRRRPKHCYKIQCHDPQALSKVLHWLLLYNRSRASHPDEHHRRGYIT, encoded by the exons ATG ATACTTATTTTATACACAGTCTGTTTGATTACTGGCGCAATGTGTTACGAAGTACACCAAAATGACGAATACGGAACCACTCTGAACGTCACTACTTTATATCCTGTTCTAGATTTCGTCCAGgcaaataaacataataacagCGATAATTCAAAAGCCAAAAGTAATAAAGAAGATAAGATTGTATCTACGAGCGGTGAAGAACCTAACGATCAATTAGGACAAAATGATTTAGCCAAAGAAAGTTCAAAAGAGTTTGATAAATCATTACGAAATGATAAAAATGATGCCAACAATACAAACAATAAACTAGATAATTTGGACAATGAAACAGATCTAAATAAAAACCAACATGAACaagaaaaacttaaaataccCAAATTAGACACGAACAATTGGAAAATTGATACGTTTTTTACTCCATCGAATATCAGTAAACCAGAGAATAACAAAAATGActcagaaaataaaattatacaagcTGCAGGAAAAGAGTTTAAGCCAAGTCCTCAATTGGGACATTTTTATAGCGAAGACGCTTTTGTGGTGCCGACACAACCTACAACAGGTTCATTTTCACCAGTTAATAAAAATCCACCAACATTTTTCAG CTCTCCAGGTGACTTCTACAAATTAAACTACAAACCTCTCAGTTACTCAGCCCCTATCGATACGCCTTATAAATTCGAAAAATCAGTATCATCAAAAGATGAAGAATGGAAATACAGCACTGGAGTAGAAGCTAAGCCCACAGCCAAAGGTCCTGTGAAGATCCCAGCAGGAGGCCTCTACAAGCTTCCTGATCCATTTAAAGAAAAACCTAGTTCATCTGGTGATCCATTTAAGGAAAAACCTAGTTCAGATGGTGATCCATTTAAGGAAAAACCTAGTTCATCTGGTGATCCATTTAAGGAAAAACCTAGTTCAGATGGCGATGATGATAATTTTGGATTGGACTTTAAAGATGACGAGAAGGGTGGCAAGGAGAATTCAGTTAAAAAACG GGGAAACCCGTGGAAAAGCCTCCTGCACCTGGTCACGGCGCTGATCCCCGTGGGCATCATCCTGTCGGCGCTGACTCCCAACCTCATCACCCTGGACACTGTGGACAACAATCACCA TTATCCAAACCGATTTTCCCGGCGGTCGGGCGACGCGGCAGCTCTACCTGCGATAAGCGAGACCTGCAAGCGAAAACTGCTGTGTGAACTACATGCAGATTCCAACTATAACATACA ATCACGTCGAAGACCAAAGCACTGCTACAAGATCCAGTGTCACGACCCTCAAGCGCTGAGCAAGGTTCTACATTGGTTGCTGCTGTACAACCGATCCAGGGCCTCTCACCCTGATGAGCATCATAGAAGAGGTTATATCACCTAA